TGAAAGGGTACCGAGAAGGGAGGTGGGTGGTACCCAAACAATTTGTTTACATAATGTTTTATGGACCTGAAATATGTAGAACAGTACTTTGAAACTAAAGTACTGTACtgaagtttaattatttttcttattgtttgcaTATTCTCCCTCCCAGATACTTTACAGAGGGCGCTAAAGCTGATCCCCTGGGAGCTTCAGAGTTTAATGACTTCGCCTGAAGATTTCCTATTCTTTTCCACAACGTGCTAAGTCAAATTATGGCCAAATTACCAATCGCATGGTAATTCagcttctaaatatattttgcagagtgtttccaaaagttaaaaaacaacaacaaaacttcacCTAAATTGTTTTTACTTGCTTCACCTTAAATCAGTTATTCGGTTCCTTTGAAGAACATGTAGCTTTAGCAACCCCCAAAGTGAACCCAGATACCCAGGACTACTGATTGTTACATCAGAGTTTTTGAAAACGCCAATACTGGAAACAGGCCGACAGTTAAGGAGAGGCAGGCCTCAAACTAAAGCAGAACCTTCTCAAAACTACTTATATTTCAAGAGATGGATTAAGCGAAAAGAGCTGTACAAAGAAATAAGCCATTTTCTATGCGCCTGTTATATGCAAGGCACTGCACTCCCTTGTCACTTGTTAATTTACAAGAAGACTCGCCGgtccagggaagggagaggggaataGGTGCAAGGTTTGTGGAGGGCGGCAAACTGCACTCCATGTGGCGCGAGGCTGCGCTTGCGGAGATCCGGGTTCTGGTGCCTGGCGCCGGCAGCCAGTAGGGGCGCGCGTCCTGCGCAGTTGCCGCGCGCGGCCTCCTCGGGCTTCAGGCCGGGCCAATCAGGAGGCGGGCGGGAGGGGGCGCGGTACCGGGAGGGAACGGGGCGGGTCGGGCTTCGAGGTCAGCTGGTCCGCAGGGAAGCCTTTGGCTTCCCCACCGGCAATGGAGCGGTTGACGTTGCCTCTCGGCGGCGCGGCGGCGGTGGACGAGTACCTGGAGTACCGGAGGTGAGGCTGTGGCTCCGGGCCTGCCCCCCCGCCGCTCCGAGGGGCCAGGATCCCTGGGCTGGGGGCGCGAGCAGGGGCCCGGCGGGCGTCCGCGGGGGTTCCCGGAATCTGTGCCTGGGCTGTTGGGGGAGGCCTAGATGAATTCCAGTTTAGTCTTTGCCTAATTAAATATTGTAGGGCCACGCGGTTCTATGCAGTGATGAGTCTTCCAATAACATTTAAGAGGCCCCTCTGCTCCCTTCCAAGAAGGATGACTAACTCTAGATTGATACAGAGGTCCAGCTGTTTTTTAAATGGCCATTGAAAACAGGCACATCGAGTACTCGGGGCTATAGAAGTTAGCATACATCAAATTAACCCAGTAATTGAGTCAACCGTGAACTTCTGAACGCGCTCCCCACCCCGAGGTGCTGGTTTTAGGAGAAAGGCACCGACTGGTGTTTGGTATTCTGGAGAAACCCCTTCCGAAACTGGAAACGGAGTCGCTCCTTTGGCCTGAGGACGCGGTTCATTGTCCTGGATCCTGACCGAGGCTGGTGCACCTGCAGCGACGCGCTCTTTTTCCGCTTCCTGGGGTTTTTGATCGTCCGGAATCTGGGCGGATGGGAAGTCCTGGAGAGGACCGCCTGAGGACGCGGAGTTGGGGCGGGAGGATGTGTGTGTACAAGCGGAGGGGAGACGCTCCAGGCTCCGCCAGGGAGGCCGGAGCGAGCGACAGGGGCTCCTCTGCGGCATCGTGGGTGGCCCAGATGACCCAGAGGTGTGCGCGCAGACGGCCCCCCAGCTGACTGTTCTCCCCTGCTCTGACTGCCCTGTTTGTGTAGTTTTGGGTAACCCTTAGAACTGCCTGGATATTCTGAGCCAGAAGAATAAGGGCTAGGAGCTTGATGGGGTCAGTTCCCACGCCCGGTTCAGGGTCAGAACAACCACCATCCCGTCCTCTCCCAGAGCAGAGCCGGCTCCTTTAGCCTCCAGTTCTCCAGAGCTTTTGCCTGGGAGCAAGTTGCTGGAGCTGGTGTTGACTGATAACTTGGATATTTAGATATGTGAATTGTGGGCCTCCAGTTGACTCTTGCCTAGCTCCGAACATGTTAGGGCAGACCTATGtatgtagttatttattttattgagaaattatttagttatttattttattgagacgggGTCTgactctttcccaggctggagtgcagtggcgcgatctcggctcaccgcaatctccgcttcctgggttcaagtgattctcctgcctcagcctcccgagtagctgggactacaggcggccagctaatttttgtattttctgtagagacgggatttcaccacgttgcccaggctggtcttgaactcctggactcaagctatccacctgcctcggcctcctaaagtgttgggattacaggcctgggccaccgcgcccggctgggaaATTATTTTTGCAATCGTAAATAACTTGCAACACTTCCCTCTGAAAGAGATTATCAGGTCCTTTACTGACGTCAGAATTTTAGAAAAGTGGGGAAAACAGGACTTGAGTACCTAGATATGAAAAGGTGGGCTGGGAAGGTGGGGTGGGAAGATGAGTCAAAATATGAGTTTAGAAGGAAACAAACTTTCCTTCCGAAGAGTTTTCCTGGATTTGCTCTTGCCTAGGTACTTCGGTGGGAGTCGGTTGGGAGGGGAAGCATGCAGCCTTGTTACTCACACTGTGGGAGGCCCTGACCAGTGTCCTGGCATCACCTGTTAGCTTGTTAGAaaagcagaatctcaggcccacTGCagacctattattattattattatttagagtctcgctctgtcacccaggctggagtgcagtggcactataatggctgactgcaaccttgacctcctgagctgaagcgactctctcttctcagcctcctaactagctaggactacaggcatgcatctccgcacccagctaattttaaaattttttgtagagatgggatctcactaggatgcccaggctcatcttgagatcctggcctcaagcaatcctcccacctcagcctcccaaagtgctggtattacaggtgtgagccaccacatctggctttatcatgtgtgtgtgtgtgtgtgtgtgtgtgtatgtatatatatatttattattattattattattattattatttttttttttagatagagtcttgctctgctgcccaggctggagtgcagtggcgctatctcagctcactgtaacctctgcctccgtgGAAGTGattctcagtgcctcagtttccagagtagttgggattataggtgcccaccaaaatactaatttttgtattattggtagagacagggttttgctatattggccaggctgggctcgaactcctgacctcaagtgatcctcctgcttccgcctcccaaagtcctgggattacaggcatgagccactgtgctgtgAGTCTTAATCTGCATTTGAGCAAGATCCCCTGGGGATTCTGTAAGTACAATAAAATTTGAGTTGCACTGGTCTAGAACTTAAATACCAATGACATCTTACttttaaaagatcttttaaaGATCCGTATTTATCTTAAGATCTTAATACCTGTTGGTATTCTTGATAGctacaagaaaatgaaatggccCAAAATTTATCTCAGAATTaaatgccctttgtttctttacTATTATGTATCTAGATTGTTTATGTAAAGAAGGCGGTTTTGATTATTTCATAGCTTataaattggtttttctttttttctaatggcAAGTACATAGAgcaatggtttttattttctaccgCAGCTAAAGGCTTCAAAGTATGGAAAAAAGCATGTATTGCACAAAAAAGTATGTAGCATTCCACAAACATCACTTTTTGTGACTTTTCAAGGGGAGTATTTTCAGGGAGAAATGTCTTCAGTTTTGGAAAAACTTCTTTTAGTCgtgctttcttttcctccaggGAGGCCAactcttaatttcttttcatagaaatagTGGGGGCTTTATGTTTTCCCATAATATTTTGGGTTCTTACTTCTGAAATTAACCCATGATAAACTTGATTACCTAACACACAGATGTGGTTGGAGCTTGTGCTGAGCCAAGTGTGTATTTAGGTTCCGCATTAGTTTAAACCCCTGGCCAGGGTTTGGAGACAGGTATGGAAATTAGTCATGTTGGCTTCTGCTTTGATGTTTTTTGTACTCTTTTGGGATACATTTTCAAAGGAGGTAAATGTTAGAATTTTGAGCAGTTAAGGCTCTACCTTTAATGAGAGGAATGAACATCTTTGCTTCAATATCAAAGGAAAAGCTGAGACGAATATGTGGTAATCCTCTGTTGATAAACCTGGATCAGTAAAGTTGCATTATGAATTCATTGTCTTTCCTATTTATAACCCTCTTATATAGGAAGTGGAGGGGAGAAAAGATTTCTTTTCTCACCCATCACTAGGTTCATGGCTGAGACACCTATGTTTCTGGATCAAACCGATAGTTGGGCTGCCTATTCTCGTGGCCCAGTAATGTGATTCAGATGAACTGGGAAAGAAGGGAGATTATTTCTGTAACTGGTTatagggagaaggcctggaagaTATCGCCAGACCAATTCAAAATTACATAtgtttataagtatatatatgtttatgtgtaagtgtgcatttATCTAAAGACATAAATGATTAACTTCTAATCTATAACTAagatctgagtcctgaagaccttcctctggagcctcagtaaatttagttaatctaaatgggtccaggtgctggggtgattactcTGGTCTTGTCTCCTGCTgaatcatggaggtttggggagttccttcagacccccagtaaacttgtttgtggaggtctggggagtttcttcagacccccagtAAAACTTGTTTAGTCCCAAACGGGTCCTTTAAGAATTCCTTCGTTATGTTGTCATGCTTcgaggcccaggaaaggcctgggCAAACGCtcggtgggcttttgttacattccagcctttgtataaggacCCTGGTTctattagcttttaatatttaacttaaccactcagtcagtgctgaaacagttgttacAGAGACCCGGCCTGCCACATCTGTAAGAAAAGACAGATTTACAAAATAAAAgcttacaaatttatttaatatttgcagtGGCCTGGTCATAGCTCACCCAGAAAATAAATACTCAAAGCttaagagaaatatatatttttgttgtagaATTGTTGGTGAGGATGATGGAGGGAAACTTTTTACTCCTGAAGAATATgaagaatacaaaagaaaagttttacctCTGCGCTTACAAAACAGATTATTTGTGAGCTGGCGGTCACCAACAGGGATGGATTGTAAACTTGTGGGCCCAGAGACACTGTGTTTTTGTACACATAGGTAAGATACTTTATTGCAAAGTTTTttgataattagaaaataaaaagctaagcATATCTTACTTCTACAAATCGTAATGATTGAGAAACATTTAACAATTGTCCTTTATATAGTAGAGTAGAAATTatcagctggggatggtggctcacatctgtgttatcccagaactttgggaggccgaggccggaggactgcttgagcccaggagtttagtctgcagtgagctatgattgtgcaactgcattcaagcctgggtgacagagagtgaaaccttgtctcttaaaaaacaaaaattggccgagctcagtggctgacgcctgtaattccagcactttgggaggccgaggtgggtggatcacgaggtcaggagtttgagaccagtctggccaacatagtgaaaccctgtctctactaaaaatacaaaaaattagccgggcgtggtggcacacgcctgtaatcctagctacttgggaggctgaggcaggagaatcgcttgaacctgggaggtgaggttgcagtgagctgagatcacgccactgcacaccagcctgagtggcagtgtgagactctgtctcaaaacaaagcaaaacaaaacaaaacaaaacaaaacaaaacaaaacaaaacaaaacaaaaccccacaaaaattatCTAAAGGTTTTTAAagctataattaaaaattttccatcATATCTTATTAGTGCTCATCATGGAGTCTGTCACCTTAAGCAGTTCTCTTGCCATTGGTAAAAATGTTTGGTGGCCCTGTGGCTTTGCCAGGGGTCTTTCAGTTTGACTGGGGAGCAGTCTACCTACATCTCACATCATTGGAGAAAGTAGAGAATGGGTCATCAGATTGAGGAACTACTTTAAGCGTTGCTTGAATTGACCCACACTGATCATGCTGTCCATCTATAAGTATAAACATTTCTCCTCAAATTTACTAATTGCCTTTTATACCTTAAGGATCTGCTGTGTCGATACCTTTCTTTAAACAAACAAGCACACTGCTTTGCATTACAAATGGTCATGTTCCAAGAAAAGTgcctaaaggaaaggaaataagtgAGGCTTCAGTTTTTGGCTTGAGTTGTCTGTATCTGAAGTTTGCGTTTTGCTGTGTGTATGCTCTACTTTAAATTTTGCTACCGTCTCACAGTTGTAAATAAAGTTCAGAATACCTAAGCTGCTTCACAGAAAAGTCTCTGAACCTGTTCCATGTTTTCAGGCAGCAACTTTAACTTTCGGTTCCAAGAGGAACCACCCTATTCTGATAGCAATTTCTGGGGCTCTTTCACAGAGACTCTTTGTATAGTTGCTATTTACAGAGTTGCAGTTTGCCAAAGTTTGTTAGGCAGTTGCTAGGATGAGTAATGTTGTATATAGAttgattataaatttatttagcaACTCCAACTAAAAACACTGAGGAGGAATGGAGGATAAGGGATGTGTTGATATCTTTCAGAATTAAAGAGGGGTTTGGTAAGTTTGtgatagttttataatttattcttacaCAAATTTAGTGCCACTTTCTAATCTCTGTATAACTTATACAGCATGGACTTGAACGTCAGAATTGATCcaactcaacttttttttttttttgagacagggtcttactctgtcactcaggttggagtgcagtggcacgatcttggctcattgcagcctcgacctcctgggctcaagcgatccttcgacctcagcctcccaagtagctgggaccacaggcgtctgccaccacatccagctaatttttgtatttttttgtagagaagtggTTTGGctttgttacccagactggtctggaactcctgggcttaagttatCTGTCTACCTCGGGCTTTCCAAAGTACTCAGATTACacgtgtgcgccaccatgctcagctgaccCAACTCAACTTTGATGGAGAAGTTATTATATTTAGTACTGATCCACTCAGTGAGATTTCTTCCAAACTTTTTCACCCCACTATTAAAGTGGTATATGATTATCAAGGAAAATGGGGGATATATAGAAacatagaatatattctatatacaatATATAGAAGCAGCTCACTACCCAAAGCCagctgctagttttttttttttacaatatctgtatgactttttcttttttttttgagacggagtttcactcttgttgcccaggctggagtgcagtggcgcgacctcagctcactacaacctctgcctcgtgggttcaagcgattctcctgcctcagcctcctgagtagctgggattacaggcatgcaccaccatgccctgctaattttgtatttttagcagagacgggatttctccatgttggtcaggctgggctcgaactcccagcctcaggtgatccacctgccttggcctcccacagtgctgggattacaggcatgagccactgtgccattTAACTGTTGTGAagtatgtgtgtgcataaaaTACTGAGCCACTTTTTAATGACAGAATCATAGAAATATGTTTCCACATTGTTATGTGCTGATcaaaaacaagatttttaatACCTGCCAGCTAGTCCAGCTAGTCCAGTGGTGTTTATCTGTGTTCTCCGGAGCTGTGAGGGAGCCTTGGGGGTGTGCCAGGTGGAAGGGCAGGTTAGAAGGGGAAACTCTATTCTGTTCTTCCTTTCGCTTTAACCAATTCtgcatttgttttatgtattctggttctataaaagattttatttgacAAAAGGGTTTCACTgctaaaatgtttgaaaactgttGTCTAGTAATTTACTTACTGGTTCTCTTATGtcgtgtgggtgtgtgtataatGTAGCTGATGTAAGTACTATTGCTAATATTATTGGTATGCATAAAGCTTTTTCTAtatatggaattattttcttagggtatattttccaaaaatgaaatttctggTTCAAAGAATGGACCTTTTCAAGTTTCTTGAAACATTATTAAATAGAATTTGTtcttttgtaacactcttttttttttttttttttttgagacagagcctcgcctgttgcccaggctggagtacagtggtgccatctcagctcactgcaacctctgcctcctgggttcaagggattctcctgcctcagcctcccgagtagctgggactacaggcatacaccaccatgctgggctaatttttgtatttttagtagagatggggttttcatcatgttgcccaggttggtcttgaactcctgagctcaagtgatccacctgccttggcctcccaaagtgctgggattacaggcatgtgccacaggcTCCTGGCCCTTTCGTAACACTCTTGATAGCATTGTGTATtacatatagtttttaaaaactttgactCTTTTTGCTAAgttaaaatggtatctcattttaatttgcatttcttttttttttcttttgagacggagtctttctctgttgcccaggctggagtgcagtggcgtgatctcggctcactgcaagctccgcctcccgggttcacaccattctcctgcttcagcctcccaagtagctgggactacaggtgcccaccaccacgctcggctaattttttgtatttttagtagagacggagggtttcaccgtgttagccaggatggtctggatctcctgaccttgtgatctgcccgcctcagcctcccaaagtgctgggattacaggtgtgagccaccgcaaccggcctttaatttgcatttctttgattaataTTGAGAATAATAAATTTAGTATTATTTTACTGAATATCACCTATGAGAAGAAAGTGAGTGATCTATTTAAGAAAATTACAATACTATAAGAAGGAGCTTTGGCTTtcaaaaatattgataatttattttgaagtcaaaagtcatattaaaataaattacatcaacacatgtttattgaatatatttctattttaagtagCAAACATGCAAATAAATTTAAGTAATGCACTGTGACAAAAATAACATTGGtaaagaactttttcttttcttttttttttttttgagatggagtttcgctcttgttgcccagggtggagtgcaatggtacgatctgggctcaccgcaacctctgcctcctgggttcaagcagttctcctgcctcagcctcctgagtagctggggttacaggcatgtgccacaacggccagctaattttttatttttagtagagacggggtttctctatattggtcaggctggtctcgaactcccgacctcaggtgatccgcccgcctcagcctcccaaagtgctgggattacaggcatgagccactgcgcccggcctgaacttTTTCATACTCTTAGGCTGTGCTTCTCTATTAAGGAATCTGTAGAGGTAAGTGTTTTAaggaaattatataattattcttTGTATTGCTGTGAAACAGcttcttaaataactaaaaatagaaatctaaAAGAGTAAAGATTTCCTCTGACCAAAGCAACATAGGTGATACAAGTACTATATGTAGGAGAGTTTATTTTCACCTTACTATGAAGAATaataaagcaataataattaaaaaatcatatctGCCTTTAATATAATAGAAATTGTAATTTTTGATAATACCTGTATTGtgtttatatttctctctctttctccttttttaggTATAAACAACATAAAACTGACTTGGAAGCGATTCCTCAGCAGTGCCCCATTGATCTGCCCTGCCAAGTGACTGGCTGCCAGTGCAGGGCTTACCTTTATGTCCCCTTGAATGGTAGCCAGCCCATTCGCTGCAGGTGCAAACACTTTGCTGATCAGCACAGTGCTGCGCCTGGCTTTACATGCAATACATGTGAGTTATATTATTATAAACACATAAACTCAGAATGTTTATATGTCTTCCTTGAATATTTAACGTGCTTTTTTACTGGTTGTAGAGTTAATATTCAGTTGTATTAGTTGTAGAGTTAATATTCAGTTATGGCGTTAATATTAAACAACTAAGTAGAATTCATTGGATAGATACTCTAAGATTTCATTTTTGTGGAAGAACTCAGAGTTAATGGTATGCTTGATAATCATAAACCCTCATCTCATATAGTTCAGATAATTTAAGTAATAGTAATGGATTTTAAAGAATTGCCAGATGTGATCTGATTCAAATTTTTGAATATGGGAGTTGAATCAACTAAATTCTattcatagattttaaaaaagcattttataagtcAAAAAACTTTTATGGTTTGCTGATAGATTAACATAGCATGATCATTTTAATGCTTTGTATGCAGTAATACCCTTACCTTAATACCTGTACCCAAATTCCAACCTCTACCCCCTTTGCCCTTACACTGGATCATCCATTCAACTAGGTAGAGTGCTAGTCCATTAGTTTCCTTCAGGAGATAGTCAATCCAGTTGTTGTTATAGTAGTTTGAGTTGAAATCTTATGGTGAAGTgtgtaataaaacatttttaatgacagTGGCAGGAATAAATCTTTCATTGGCTGAATATGGAAGTAGTTGGAGAAAACTGATTTATTTATATGCCttggttcatatatatatatatatatatatatatatattttttttttttttaatagagttttgctcttgtcacccaggctcttgtcaccaggagtgcagtggtatgatcttggctcactgcagcctctgcctccagggttcaagtgatgctcctgcctcagcctcccaagtagctgagattataggtgcccgccaccacgcccggctaatttttgtatttttagtagagacggggttttgccatgttggtcaggctgttctcaaacccctgacctcaagtgatctgcccaccttggcctcccaaagtgctgggattccaggcgtgagccactgtgcctagctgtTCCCATATATGTTTGTCAGAGGTGTGAATGGGTAAAGATTTTGTTAATAGTATATTCTGGCCTCCATTACAATGTGGCTTGATTTTTTTATACAACGACTTTTCTAAGATGCAATTCACATGTCATACAATTAACCTATTTAAAATGTGcagtttaatgatttttaatatataatcagCATGAATGTTGTGTAACCACCAGCACAAtacatttcagaacatttttctcaccccaaaaagaaactccatattCACTAGGAGTCCTTCCTTACttttctctctccccagccctaggcaacccataatctactttctgtttctggatttgcctattctggacattttatataaatagaatcatagaatatgtggtcttttgtgactggcttctttcatttagcatgatgttttcatgATTCATCCATGTAGCCTATATCaatacttctttcctttttattgctgagcaaGATTACACTACACCCTTTCTGTGTCTACAGGTTGGCCTTCTAATTTGGCTTTTATGGGGAGTTGATCTGTAGGAAGATTTCTACATTATCTCTTCACCTGGTCCTGGCCACTGGGCTCTCCCCGCCATGCCTGCTTATAATTCAGTTTTTGAGGAGAGGGTCTGCATTACCTggctcttcaatttcttttagtcCTTGTtgtgttttgcagttttttttttttctgtgttgtatCTGGTTACTACTTCGGCATGTTTTAGAAGTAAGAACAGTGGCTAGGAAGGAGTTCGGTGGCTGGAGGTAAGAGTTACAGGGGCCAGAGGATCTAGGTTCAGCTGGCTTTTGCCAGGCTAAGTGTCTTTAGGGTAGACAACATAGTACCTTTAAGAATTTAACTCCCTTTACATCTTGATTCAGGTTCCAAGTGTTCAGGATTCCATAGCTGCTTCACTTGTGCTTGTGGTCAGCCTGCATATGCCCATGACACAGTAGTGGAAACTAAGCAAGAAAGATTGGCTCAGGAAAAACCAGTGGGACAGGACATTCCTTATGCAGCCATGGGAGGATTAACTGGTTTCAGCTCGCTGGCGGAAGGCTACATGCGGTTAGATGACAGTGGGATTGGTAAGTGATACTATATGAAATGTGAGCCCATTGTATTGTTTTTATGTGTGCTAACAATAGTGAAGCCTTATATTTGTTAAGcaatttatagtatttttctttcagaaaacattctctcgtttgatttttattttttaaaagaggtttttaaaatttttattttattttttattttttcagacctATTTAGTATCCATAAAAGAGGTTTTATTGCTACTATACAATGTATTGTCATTATAGAATTTAGAAAGCAAGTGGCAGAGATCATTTCCATCCCAATACTTGTACTCAAATTTGAATCTGCATCTCCACTGTTTGtaatagctgaataatatttattttatttgatatgaTATAGTTTACCTGTTACTCTACTGTATGTAACTTAAGCTATTATATCCATTTCATTTTGGAAACAATAGGTTTATGTTCATGTGTGTATATGaacatacgtgtatatacatgtaaTCACTTCTGtagtaaaatatgtatatatgtatgtgcacacacatatatcttcTTGCATACATATATGTTGTAAATAATGTAGGGAAAGTTTAATAGGATCTATTCTAAACTATTAAAGGTAGATGGATCCTTCTGAGAGCTGAGCGGGACTGGGGAGCAGAATGTGTTCCCTGTCTACTTGAAACACAGgtgtgtaagttttttttttcttttttacaacaagcatgtattttttcatttaaaaattacataaatacaagtgtatattttcttttcttttctttttttttttttgagacggagttttgctcttcttgcccaggctggagtgcaatggcgcgatctcggctcaccgcaacctccgcctcccgggttcaagcaattctcctgcctcagcctcccgactagctgggattacaggcatgcaccaccacgcccggctaattttgtatttttagtagagatgggggtttctccatgttggtcaggctggtctcgaactcctgacctcaggtgatctgcctgcctcagcctcccaaagtgctgggattacaggcttcagccaccacgccaggcccatACGAgtatatattttcttgtaaaagattcaaacaatagaaattaagtggaaaaagaaagaaattaagtgcAAAACACCCTTGAATACTTCTCTTTGTCTAATTCTTTCCCCGAGGGTAATTTGCTATCAtcaattaatttttctctttaacatacaattttactatttactttttaatttttaaaaattatttgtatttattgtttaagagatagggtcttgctatggtgGTAGGCTaggtttgaactcctgggttcaagcgatcctccagtctcagtcttcctagtagctgggattacaggcatgcatcaccatacctggctttacttttttttcaacttaGAAAAATGTGAAGGCCTATTGTGTCAGGACACACAAgtctacttcattctttttaactgcTGTATGGTATTCCACACTGTAGATAAAGCAGTTTATCTAA
The sequence above is a segment of the Homo sapiens chromosome 7, GRCh38.p14 Primary Assembly genome. Coding sequences within it:
- the FAM221A gene encoding protein FAM221A isoform X5, which encodes MERLTLPLGGAAAVDEYLEYRRIVGEDDGGKLFTPEEYEEYKRKVLPLRLQNRLFVSWRSPTGMDCKLVGPETLCFCTHRYKQHKTDLEAIPQQCPIDLPCQVTGCQCRAYLYVPLNGSQPIRCRCKHFADQHSAAPGFTCNTCSKCSGFHSCFTCACGQPAYAHDTVVETKQERLAQEKPVGQDIPYAAMGGLTGFSSLAEGYMRLDDSGIGRWILLRAERDWGAECVPCLLETQNFGIILLRCTFS
- the FAM221A gene encoding protein FAM221A isoform X8; amino-acid sequence: MERLTLPLGGAAAVDEYLEYRRYKQHKTDLEAIPQQCPIDLPCQVTGCQCRAYLYVPLNGSQPIRCRCKHFADQHSAAPGFTCNTCSKCSGFHSCFTCACGQPAYAHDTVVETKQERLAQEKPVGQDIPYAAMGGLTGFSSLAEGYMRLDDSGIGTSSQVSSLRRPEEDDMAFFERRYQERMKMEKAAKWKGKAPLPSATKPS
- the FAM221A gene encoding protein FAM221A isoform X4; the protein is MERLTLPLGGAAAVDEYLEYRRIVGEDDGGKLFTPEEYEEYKRKVLPLRLQNRLFVSWRSPTGMDCKLVGPETLCFCTHRYKQHKTDLEAIPQQCPIDLPCQVTGCQCRAYLYVPLNGSQPIRCRCKHFADQHSAAPGFTCNTCSKCSGFHSCFTCACGQPAYAHDTVVETKQERLAQEKPVGQDIPYAAMGGLTGFSSLAEGYMRLDDSGIGTSSQVSSLRRPEEDDMAFFERRYQERMKMEKAAKWKGKAPLPSATKPS
- the FAM221A gene encoding protein FAM221A isoform X2 encodes the protein MERLTLPLGGAAAVDEYLEYRRIVGEDDGGKLFTPEEYEEYKRKVLPLRLQNRLFVSWRSPTGMDCKLVGPETLCFCTHRYKQHKTDLEAIPQQCPIDLPCQVTGCQCRAYLYVPLNGSQPIRCRCKHFADQHSAAPGFTCNTCSKCSGFHSCFTCACGQPAYAHDTVVETKQERLAQEKPVGQDIPYAAMGGLTGFSSLAEGYMRLDDSGIGVPSVEFLESPITAVDSPFLKAFQASSSSSPETLTDGTSSQVSSLRRPEEDDMAFFERRYQERMKMEKAAKWKGKAPLPSATKPS
- the FAM221A gene encoding protein FAM221A isoform X1; the encoded protein is MERLTLPLGGAAAVDEYLEYRRIVGEDDGGKLFTPEEYEEYKRKVLPLRLQNRLFVSWRSPTGMDCKLVGPETLCFCTHRYKQHKTDLEAIPQQCPIDLPCQVTGCQCRAYLYVPLNGSQPIRCRCKHFADQHSAAPGFTCNTCSKCSGFHSCFTCACGQPAYAHDTVVETKQERLAQEKPVGQDIPYAAMGGLTGFSSLAEGYMRLDDSGIGVPSVEFLESPITAVDSPFLKAFQASSSSSPETLTDVGTSSQVSSLRRPEEDDMAFFERRYQERMKMEKAAKWKGKAPLPSATKPS
- the FAM221A gene encoding protein FAM221A isoform 3 (isoform 3 is encoded by transcript variant 3), with the protein product MERLTLPLGGAAAVDEYLEYRRYKQHKTDLEAIPQQCPIDLPCQVTGCQCRAYLYVPLNGSQPIRCRCKHFADQHSAAPGFTCNTCSKCSGFHSCFTCACGQPAYAHDTVVETKQERLAQEKPVGQDIPYAAMGGLTGFSSLAEGYMRLDDSGIVGTSSQVSSLRRPEEDDMAFFERRYQERMKMEKAAKWKGKAPLPSATKPS
- the FAM221A gene encoding protein FAM221A isoform X3, producing the protein MERLTLPLGGAAAVDEYLEYRRIVGEDDGGKLFTPEEYEEYKRKVLPLRLQNRLFVSWRSPTGMDCKLVGPETLCFCTHRYKQHKTDLEAIPQQCPIDLPCQVTGCQCRAYLYVPLNGSQPIRCRCKHFADQHSAAPGFTCNTCSKCSGFHSCFTCACGQPAYAHDTVVETKQERLAQEKPVGQDIPYAAMGGLTGFSSLAEGYMRLDDSGIVGTSSQVSSLRRPEEDDMAFFERRYQERMKMEKAAKWKGKAPLPSATKPS